In Acropora palmata chromosome 7, jaAcrPala1.3, whole genome shotgun sequence, one genomic interval encodes:
- the LOC141886670 gene encoding tubulin-specific chaperone C-like yields the protein MAENVRERLQRRNEERLAINEKRRADKESNEQPTETNDYLTFTFAKEKGEIDQLLNESSSLIEAGNKMQAMEFFDILAGRCQKLRKFLADSAMFLPSREVQVSQESLKSLQDLINAKREEHLPKKKFAFKSRKKETGKPEVQSREENKKDNLSNTEKEFLEASLGFKGITGETLTLTPAEVKSKDINLRGLNSCNVVIYGAPSALHINVLSDCTVLCGPVGGAVFIEDCSGCNFVFPCHQLRVHSTTNSKFYLHVTSRAIVEDCSNVGFAPFNWDYDTLESHYRTAGLDQSENNWSLVNDFNWLKTDEPSPNWFIIEESQRTDKWVF from the exons ATGGCGGAGAATGTCAGAGAAAGGCTTCAACGCCGCAACGAAGAGCGATTGGCCATCAACGAGAAACGCAGGGCTGATAAAGAAAGCAACGAGCAACCAACAGAGACTAACGATTATCTTACATTTACttttgcaaaggaaaaagGAGAAATCGATCAACTGCTGAATGAGAGTTCCTCTTTGATAGAGGCTGGGAACAAAATGCAAGCCATGGAGTTTTTCGATATTTTGGCAGGCAGGTGCCAAAAACTTCGAAAATTCTTGGCCGACTCTGCGATGTTCTTGCCTTCTCGGGAAGTTCAAGTCTCTCAGGAATCGTTGAAGTCTTTGCAAGACTTGATCAatgcaaaaagagaagaaCATTTGCCCAAGAAGAAATTTGCTTTCAAGTCgcgaaaaaaggaaacaggaAAACCA GAGGTACAAAGTAGggaagaaaataagaaagacaACCTCTCCAATACAGAAAAAGAGTTTTTGGAAGCAAGTCTTGGGTTCAAAGGAATCACAGGAGAAACCTTAACTTTGACTCCAGCTGAGGTCAAAAGTAAAGATATTAATCTGCGAGGCCTAAACAGCTGCAATGTTGTCATTTATGGAGCCCCGTCTGCTCTACACATCAATGTGCTGTCAGATTGCACAGTTTTATGCGGGCCGGTAGGGGGTGCTGTTTTCATTGAAGACTGTTCAGgttgcaattttgtttttccatgtCACCAATTGCGGGTTCACAGTACGACAAACAGCAAGTTTTATTTGCATGTGACGAGCAGGGCAATTGTGGAGGATTgttcaaatgttggttttgcTCCATTTAATTGGGATTACGACACACTGGAAAGCCACTACAGAACAGCAGGTCTTGATCAGTCTGAGAACAACTGGTCGCTTGTGAATGATTTCAACTGGTTGAAGACCGATGAGCCATCTCCAAATTGGTTCATTATTGAAGAAAGCCAGCGCACAGATAAATGGGTCTTTTAA
- the LOC141886671 gene encoding ribosome biogenesis protein SLX9 homolog: MLSSSLRGYLAHAVRMGKIRRSRQKFHIQAVKPTSEKKEEDALRPNESSLPAIFPTAALFDTGPSVTTETPVKETEKPKQSKKDKRKERHDNFLKKLHAGRKLDEEQKKAKKRAQTPVVGDLEPLLSALSTIKIPEINKDQKKANNSAETGKRPKGNKMSRKARQALQAREVAHFQKVLQHPAYHANPLAAISEHIKTAIQRENENQT, encoded by the exons ATGCTGTCAAGTAGTTTGCGCGGTTACCTGGCACACGCAGTAAGGATGGGGAAAATACGGAGGAGTCGACAGAAATTTCATATTCAAGCCGTAAAACCGACgagtgaaaagaaagaagaagacgCTTTAAGGCCTAACGAG TCTAGCCTTCCAGCCATATTTCCTACAGCTGCACTCTTTGACACAGGGCCAAGCGTTACTACAGAAACCCCTGTCAAAGAAACGGAAAAGCCCAAACAGAGTAAGAAGGACAAGAGAAAAGAACGACATGATAATTTCCTCAAAA AATTGCATGCAGGAAGAAAACTAGATGAAGAacagaaaaaggcaaaaaaacgAGCCCAAACACCAGTTGTTGGTGACTTGGAGCCATTGCTGTCTGCCTtgtcaacaattaaaataCCTGAGATCAACAAAGAccagaaaaaagcaaataacag tgCGGAAACTGGCAAACGGCCAAAGGGGAATAAAATGAGCAGAAAGGCCCGACAGGCTCTGca GGCCAGGGAAGTCGCTCATTTTCAGAAAGTTCTGCAACACCCAGCTTACCATGCCAATCCTCTAGCGGCCATCTCTGAACACATCAAGACTGCGATACaaagggaaaatgaaaatcagaCCTAA